A single region of the Oncorhynchus keta strain PuntledgeMale-10-30-2019 chromosome 37, Oket_V2, whole genome shotgun sequence genome encodes:
- the LOC127916606 gene encoding glucose-dependent insulinotropic receptor-like: protein MQTKCINDIIVWSRPDEKCAQSVYTRCAQSVYTRCAQSVYTRCDQSVYTRCAQSVYTRCAQSVYTRCAQSVYSRCAQSVYSRCAQSVSTRCAQSVSTRCAQSVSTRCAQSVYTRCAQSVYTRYAQSVSTRCAQSVSTRCAQSVYTRCAQSVYTRCAQSVSTRCAQSVYTRCAQSVSTRCAQSVYTRCAQSVYTRCAQSVYTRCAQSVSTRCAQSVYTRCAQSVYTRCAQTVSTRCAQSVYTRCAQSVYTR, encoded by the exons ATGCAGACCAAGTGTATCAACGACATTATCGTCTGGAGTCGACCGGATGAAAA GTGTGCCCAGTCAGTCTACACCAGGTGTGCCCAGTCAGTCTACACCAGGTGTGCCCAGTCAGTCTACACCAGGTGTGACCAGTCGGTCTACACCCGGTGTGCCCAGTCAGTCTACACCAGGTGTGCCCAGTCAGTCTACACCAGGTGTGCCCAGTCAGTCTACTCCAGGTGTGCCCAGTCAGTCTACTCCAGGTGTGCCCAGTCAGTCTCCACCAGGTGTGCCCAGTCAGTCTCCACCAGGTGTGCCCAGTCAGTCTCCACCAGGTGTGCCCAGTCAGTCTACACCAGGTGTGCCCAGTCAGTCTACACCAGGTATGCCCAGTCAGTCTCCACCAGGTGTGCCCAGTCAGTCTCCACCAGGTGTGCCCAGTCAGTCTACACCAGGTGTGCCCAGTCAGTCTACACCAGGTGTGCCCAGTCAGTCTCCACCAGGTGTGCCCAGTCAGTCTACACCAGGTGTGCCCAGTCAGTCTCCACCAGGTGTGCCCAGTCAGTCTACACCAGGTGTGCCCAGTCAGTCTACACCAGGTGTGCCCAGTCAGTCTACACCAGGTGTGCCCAGTCAGTCTCCACCAGGTGTGCCCAGTCAGTCTACACCAGGTGTGCCCAGTCAGTCTACACCAGGTGTGCCCAGACAGTCTCCACCAGGTGTGCCCAGTCAGTCTACACCAGGTGTGCCCAGTCAGTCTACACCAGGTGA